The following coding sequences are from one Selenomonas sputigena ATCC 35185 window:
- a CDS encoding methyl-accepting chemotaxis protein, with amino-acid sequence MAKKIVLSFAILIVMFLGFGGYATYSGSTLNKSTSDLMDWTRALNISSRLSDAVNDTRVFALLKGSATDPQTRAQLEQQHAASIKKVEDVFADYKKMLDDTTYYTEEERKADQDLFNNEYNAWQEYLKVGEEGDRLFAEGKREEALAFIDQKWSKSYQKLSDLVLADEDRAMNGADAIDKKADVVYGRVIMTTVVVTILVLVVAIVCGYFLLHTIRGSVSSMLDSLQKIAAGDLSLKFAADSADEFGQMAEACNKMLHNVRSMTKKIQETADSVSNSSGALTSTSEQSAQATQNVAESITEVAGAAQAQLDSVAEAKHQVHAFTRGLADAAQTIEQVAADIEHTSQRAEEGNKLVLSTVDQMNAIADTVISSSNVVAKLGERSKEIGDIVEVISNISGQTNLLALNAAIEAARAGEHGRGFAVVAEEVRKLAEESQNASQRIEDLIRAIQQETEQAVQAMETGREEAEKGRENVTATGKSFSEIRAMIQRVQENSAAIEKNMENLSQRAEKIDDATGRIHDSASKVAAEAENVSAATEEQAAGMEEIAASTRGLSDMAHDLNAAAAKFKT; translated from the coding sequence GTGGCAAAGAAGATTGTCTTGAGCTTCGCAATCTTGATCGTGATGTTCTTGGGGTTTGGCGGCTATGCGACGTATTCCGGCAGTACGCTGAATAAGTCGACGTCAGATCTCATGGACTGGACGCGGGCGTTGAACATATCGTCGCGGCTGTCCGACGCCGTGAACGATACGCGCGTATTCGCCCTGTTGAAAGGCTCGGCGACGGATCCTCAGACCCGTGCGCAGCTTGAACAGCAGCATGCGGCAAGCATAAAGAAGGTTGAAGACGTCTTCGCCGATTACAAAAAGATGCTTGACGATACGACGTATTACACGGAAGAGGAGCGCAAAGCGGATCAAGATCTTTTCAACAATGAATACAATGCTTGGCAGGAATATCTAAAGGTTGGCGAGGAGGGCGACCGCCTTTTCGCGGAAGGGAAGCGAGAGGAAGCGCTCGCCTTCATCGACCAAAAATGGAGCAAAAGTTATCAGAAGCTGTCGGATCTCGTCCTCGCCGATGAGGATCGCGCCATGAATGGCGCCGATGCGATCGATAAGAAGGCCGATGTCGTCTACGGGCGTGTCATCATGACGACGGTCGTCGTCACAATCCTTGTTCTCGTCGTCGCGATTGTCTGTGGCTACTTCCTGCTGCATACGATTCGAGGCTCCGTTTCGAGTATGCTCGATTCGCTGCAGAAGATTGCAGCGGGCGACCTGAGCTTGAAGTTCGCTGCGGACTCGGCGGATGAGTTCGGGCAGATGGCAGAGGCATGCAACAAGATGCTGCACAATGTGCGCTCGATGACGAAGAAGATTCAGGAGACGGCGGATTCGGTTTCCAACTCGTCCGGCGCTTTGACGAGTACATCGGAGCAGTCGGCGCAGGCGACGCAGAATGTCGCCGAGTCCATCACGGAAGTTGCGGGCGCGGCACAGGCGCAGCTCGATTCCGTCGCGGAGGCGAAGCACCAAGTTCATGCGTTCACGCGAGGGCTTGCGGATGCAGCGCAGACGATCGAGCAGGTCGCCGCCGACATCGAGCATACGTCGCAGCGTGCAGAGGAAGGCAACAAGCTCGTATTGTCGACGGTCGATCAGATGAACGCGATTGCCGACACGGTCATCTCCTCGTCGAATGTCGTCGCGAAGCTCGGTGAACGCTCGAAGGAGATCGGAGACATCGTCGAGGTCATCTCGAACATTTCCGGACAGACGAACCTCCTCGCCCTGAATGCGGCTATCGAAGCGGCGCGTGCGGGCGAGCACGGGCGCGGCTTTGCCGTTGTCGCCGAAGAGGTGCGCAAGCTCGCCGAGGAGTCGCAGAACGCCTCGCAGCGCATTGAAGACCTCATTCGCGCCATCCAACAGGAGACGGAGCAGGCGGTGCAGGCGATGGAAACGGGTCGCGAGGAAGCCGAGAAGGGACGCGAAAACGTCACGGCAACGGGCAAGAGCTTCTCAGAGATTCGCGCGATGATTCAGCGCGTGCAGGAAAATTCCGCCGCCATCGAGAAGAACATGGAGAATCTGAGCCAGAGGGCGGAAAAGATCGACGATGCCACGGGCAGGATTCACGACTCCGCTTCCAAGGTCGCAGCCGAGGCCGAGAATGTCTCCGCCGCGACGGAAGAACAGGCGGCGGGCATGGAAGAGATCGCTGCAAGTACGCGCGGCCTCTCCGATATGGCACACGACCTCAATGCGGCGGCCGCCAAGTTCAAGACCTGA
- a CDS encoding adenine-specific methyltransferase EcoRI family protein, with the protein MGVPITFLDKYSPDQFEIIGLAAGNIRGLAGIASSTGKDEPYIDGKLRYGRSFIRRKM; encoded by the coding sequence TTGGGAGTCCCGATCACATTCCTTGACAAGTATAGCCCTGATCAATTCGAGATCATCGGACTTGCGGCGGGAAATATCCGAGGCCTTGCAGGAATTGCCTCAAGTACGGGAAAAGATGAACCGTACATTGACGGAAAGCTGCGCTACGGAAGGAGCTTTATCAGACGTAAAATGTAA
- the groL gene encoding chaperonin GroEL (60 kDa chaperone family; promotes refolding of misfolded polypeptides especially under stressful conditions; forms two stacked rings of heptamers to form a barrel-shaped 14mer; ends can be capped by GroES; misfolded proteins enter the barrel where they are refolded when GroES binds), translating into MAKQVLFNEEARRALGKGVDALANAVKVTLGPKGRNVVLDKKFGAPTITNDGVTIAKDIELEDPFENMGAQLVKEVATKTNDIAGDGTTTATLLAQAMIHEGMRNVAAGANPMILKKGIDQAVKKLVDEIKSNSKKVEGKAAIAQVAAISSGDEEVGELIAEAMEKVGKDGVITVEESKSMDTNLSVVEGMQFDRGYISPYMVTDTDKMEAVLDNPYILITDRKISAIADILPILEKVVKQGKELMIIAEDLDGEALATLVVNKLRGTFKALAVKAPGFGDRRKAMLEDIAILTGGTVISEEVGRKLDSVEIEDLGQARQVRASKEETTIVDGSGDKATIDARVEQIKKQVAETTSDFDKEKLQERLAKLAGGVAVIEIGAATEVEMKDKKLRIEDALNATRAAVEEGIVAGGGTTFVDILPALDALSAEGDVQTGINIVKRAIEEPVRQIANNAGLEGSVVVENVKKSANGTGFNALTGEYVDMIGAGIVDPAKVTRSALQNAASIAAMVLTTETLVADKPEKEPPMPMGAPGMGGGMPGMM; encoded by the coding sequence ATGGCAAAGCAGGTTTTGTTCAATGAAGAAGCGCGCCGTGCGCTCGGCAAGGGCGTCGACGCTTTGGCAAATGCCGTAAAGGTCACGCTTGGGCCTAAGGGGCGCAACGTCGTTCTCGACAAGAAGTTCGGCGCACCGACGATCACGAACGACGGCGTGACGATTGCGAAAGACATCGAGCTCGAAGATCCGTTTGAGAACATGGGCGCACAGCTCGTCAAGGAGGTCGCGACGAAGACGAACGACATCGCGGGCGACGGCACGACGACGGCTACGCTTCTCGCGCAGGCGATGATCCACGAGGGCATGAGGAACGTCGCTGCGGGCGCGAACCCGATGATCCTCAAGAAGGGCATCGACCAGGCGGTCAAGAAGCTCGTCGATGAGATCAAGAGCAACTCGAAGAAGGTCGAGGGCAAGGCGGCGATCGCGCAGGTCGCGGCGATTTCCTCGGGCGACGAGGAAGTCGGCGAGCTGATCGCAGAGGCGATGGAGAAGGTCGGCAAGGACGGCGTCATCACGGTCGAGGAGTCGAAGTCCATGGACACGAACCTCTCGGTCGTCGAGGGCATGCAGTTCGACCGCGGCTACATCTCCCCCTACATGGTCACGGACACGGACAAGATGGAAGCCGTTCTCGACAATCCGTACATCCTCATCACGGATCGCAAGATTTCGGCGATTGCCGACATCCTGCCGATTCTTGAGAAGGTCGTAAAGCAGGGCAAGGAACTGATGATCATCGCCGAGGATCTCGACGGTGAGGCGCTTGCGACGCTCGTCGTCAACAAGCTGCGCGGCACGTTCAAGGCTCTTGCCGTCAAGGCTCCGGGCTTCGGCGACCGCCGCAAGGCGATGCTCGAAGACATCGCTATTTTGACGGGCGGCACGGTCATCTCCGAGGAAGTCGGCAGGAAGCTCGACAGCGTCGAGATCGAGGATCTCGGTCAGGCGCGTCAGGTTCGCGCATCGAAGGAAGAGACGACGATCGTCGACGGCTCCGGCGATAAGGCTACGATCGACGCGCGCGTCGAGCAGATCAAGAAGCAGGTCGCGGAGACGACTTCGGACTTCGACAAGGAGAAGCTGCAGGAGCGCCTCGCAAAGCTCGCGGGCGGCGTCGCCGTCATCGAGATCGGCGCTGCGACCGAGGTCGAGATGAAGGACAAGAAGCTGCGCATCGAGGACGCTCTGAACGCTACGCGTGCGGCGGTCGAAGAGGGCATCGTCGCCGGCGGCGGCACGACGTTCGTCGACATCCTGCCTGCGCTTGACGCTTTGAGCGCCGAGGGCGACGTGCAGACGGGCATCAACATCGTGAAGCGCGCCATCGAGGAGCCGGTTCGCCAGATTGCGAACAACGCGGGTCTCGAAGGTTCCGTCGTCGTCGAGAACGTCAAGAAGTCGGCGAACGGCACGGGCTTCAACGCTCTGACGGGCGAGTACGTCGACATGATCGGCGCGGGCATCGTCGACCCGGCGAAGGTCACGCGCTCCGCTCTGCAGAACGCGGCGAGCATCGCGGCGATGGTTCTGACGACGGAGACGCTCGTGGCGGACAAGCCGGAGAAGGAGCCTCCGATGCCGATGGGCGCACCGGGCATGGGCGGCGGTATGCCGGGCATGATGTAA
- a CDS encoding ATP-binding protein has product MEIKRDRYLNTLISKKHNGLIKVVTGMRRCGKSYLLFKLFKEHLLSEGTDANHIVEIAFDTFENKRFCDPVVLYPYLKEQLAGEGLYYVLLDEVQLLGEFESVLNSLIRMENVDVYVTGSNARFLSKDVITEFRGRGDEVRMYPLSFAEFMSVYSGSKYDGWNEYMLYGGLPLLLNFTTAEQKIAFLKALFEETYISDIVGRHRIRNKAELEELLNILSSAIGSLTNPEKLSATFRSVKRKKISNSTIKRYIDYLCDSFLIDGALRYDVKGKKYMDTPVKYYFTDMGLRNARLNFRQLEETHSMENIIFNELKIRGFNVDVGVIQQYGTNDKGSSIRRQLEIDFVCNKGSKRYYIQSAYALPDAAKMEQEQRSLMLTGDFFKRMIITKDSPAPHYNEQGVLFMNVYDFLLDEKSLEN; this is encoded by the coding sequence ATGGAAATCAAAAGAGATCGTTATCTGAATACCCTGATCAGCAAGAAGCATAACGGGCTGATCAAGGTCGTTACTGGCATGCGACGATGCGGGAAATCGTATCTCTTGTTCAAGCTCTTCAAGGAGCATTTGCTCTCGGAAGGAACGGACGCGAATCATATCGTCGAGATCGCGTTCGATACGTTTGAAAATAAGCGATTCTGCGATCCTGTTGTGCTGTATCCGTATTTGAAGGAACAGCTCGCAGGCGAAGGGCTGTATTATGTACTGCTCGATGAGGTGCAGCTTCTGGGGGAATTTGAGTCCGTCCTTAACAGTTTGATTCGCATGGAAAATGTAGATGTGTATGTGACCGGCAGTAACGCCCGCTTTCTGTCGAAGGACGTGATTACCGAATTCCGAGGGCGCGGCGATGAGGTTCGCATGTATCCGCTGAGCTTTGCAGAATTTATGTCGGTCTATTCTGGCAGCAAATACGATGGCTGGAATGAATATATGCTCTACGGCGGTCTGCCGTTGCTGCTGAATTTTACGACGGCAGAGCAGAAGATTGCTTTTCTGAAAGCACTTTTTGAGGAAACCTATATTTCCGATATTGTCGGCAGGCACAGGATACGCAACAAGGCGGAGCTGGAAGAGCTTTTGAACATTCTCTCTTCTGCCATTGGCTCGCTGACCAACCCGGAAAAGCTGTCGGCGACCTTTCGCTCGGTCAAGAGAAAGAAGATCAGCAACAGTACGATCAAACGATATATTGATTATCTGTGTGATTCGTTTCTGATTGACGGTGCTCTGCGCTATGACGTAAAGGGAAAGAAATACATGGACACTCCAGTGAAATACTATTTTACGGACATGGGGCTGCGAAATGCCCGACTGAATTTCAGACAGCTGGAGGAAACGCACAGCATGGAGAACATCATCTTCAACGAGCTGAAGATCCGAGGTTTCAATGTGGATGTGGGCGTCATCCAGCAGTACGGCACGAATGATAAGGGAAGCAGCATCCGCAGGCAGCTCGAAATAGACTTCGTCTGCAATAAGGGCTCGAAGCGCTATTACATCCAGTCTGCCTACGCGCTGCCGGATGCCGCGAAGATGGAGCAGGAGCAGCGCTCCCTGATGCTGACGGGGGATTTTTTCAAGCGCATGATCATCACGAAGGACAGCCCGGCGCCGCATTATAATGAACAGGGCGTCCTCTTCATGAATGTCTATGATTTTCTGCTCGATGAGAAGAGTCTGGAGAACTGA
- a CDS encoding HNH endonuclease family protein — protein MKIMPERIKIKDIFEGYEDKGDDGVFAYAGRLAVRPPYQREFVYDNEQAEAVIQTVLKGFPLNVIYWVKVGSDAYEILDGQQRTLSVMQYLKHQFSIGIDGKKYYWDSLPDDKYNAIMDYELMVYICEGEESEKLEWFKVVNIAGAKLTDQELRNSVYTGEWLSDAKRYFSKRTCPAKALSGKYITGDPNRQELLEKVLKGICEYEGIKEVTEYMAQHKADADANKLWQYFQDVIHWAEKIFPKYFPDMKGLDWCHLYNKYHSRTYNSSVMAAETKRLHEDEDVQKSKGIYEFLLCRDTDPFAGRLLNLRAFDKRDKQAAYSKQDGICPVCKEHFDFDEMEGDHIMPWSKGGHTQPDNCQMLCKSCNGKKTDKY, from the coding sequence ATGAAAATAATGCCGGAACGAATCAAGATCAAGGATATTTTTGAGGGTTATGAGGACAAGGGGGATGACGGTGTTTTTGCCTATGCCGGTAGATTGGCTGTTCGTCCGCCATATCAACGGGAATTTGTCTACGACAATGAGCAGGCAGAAGCGGTGATTCAAACCGTTTTGAAGGGATTTCCGTTAAATGTCATATACTGGGTAAAAGTTGGAAGTGATGCTTATGAGATTCTGGATGGACAGCAGAGGACTTTGTCGGTAATGCAATATCTGAAGCATCAGTTTTCGATTGGTATTGATGGCAAGAAATATTATTGGGATTCCTTACCAGATGATAAGTATAATGCAATTATGGATTATGAGCTCATGGTTTATATTTGTGAAGGTGAGGAATCTGAAAAATTAGAATGGTTCAAGGTAGTCAATATCGCGGGCGCAAAACTGACAGATCAGGAGCTGCGGAACTCTGTTTATACAGGAGAATGGCTGTCTGACGCAAAGCGATATTTTTCAAAGCGTACTTGTCCGGCAAAAGCCTTGTCTGGCAAGTATATAACAGGTGATCCTAACAGACAGGAACTTCTTGAAAAGGTTCTTAAGGGTATTTGTGAGTACGAGGGAATTAAAGAGGTTACTGAATATATGGCACAGCATAAAGCAGATGCGGATGCAAATAAGTTGTGGCAATATTTTCAGGATGTCATCCATTGGGCGGAAAAGATTTTTCCAAAATATTTTCCGGATATGAAAGGATTGGACTGGTGTCATCTTTATAACAAGTACCATAGCCGTACATATAATTCTTCCGTTATGGCAGCGGAGACAAAACGCTTGCATGAGGATGAGGATGTACAGAAAAGCAAGGGTATCTATGAGTTTTTACTGTGCAGAGATACGGATCCATTTGCAGGACGCTTGCTGAATCTACGAGCATTTGATAAACGGGATAAGCAGGCGGCATATAGTAAGCAGGATGGAATATGCCCCGTGTGCAAAGAGCATTTTGATTTCGATGAAATGGAGGGAGATCATATCATGCCTTGGAGTAAAGGCGGACATACGCAACCTGATAATTGTCAAATGCTTTGTAAATCTTGTAACGGGAAAAAAACGGATAAGTATTAA
- the groES gene encoding co-chaperone GroES: MIRPLGDRVVIKVSEGDMKTASGIVLPDTAKEKPQEGEVVAVGTGKMLDNGTRAQMEVKTGDKVIFSKYSGSEVKVDEQNYLIVRESDILAVL; this comes from the coding sequence ATGATCAGGCCATTGGGCGACAGAGTTGTCATCAAGGTTTCGGAAGGCGATATGAAGACGGCGAGCGGCATCGTGCTGCCGGACACGGCGAAGGAGAAGCCGCAGGAAGGCGAAGTCGTCGCAGTCGGCACGGGCAAGATGCTTGACAACGGCACGCGTGCGCAGATGGAAGTCAAGACGGGCGACAAGGTTATCTTCTCGAAGTACTCGGGTTCTGAAGTCAAGGTTGACGAGCAGAACTACCTGATCGTTCGCGAGAGCGACATCCTCGCGGTGCTCTGA
- a CDS encoding adenine-specific methyltransferase EcoRI family protein, which produces MGVPITFLDKYNPEQFEILGITLGNTVDYPMTVIYQDGVQHNRDGETQGGGKVNTRAAILVKEKPVGKVYYTAKNTDGYLLSIYPRILIRRIRR; this is translated from the coding sequence ATGGGGGTGCCGATTACTTTTTTGGATAAATACAATCCAGAGCAATTTGAAATTTTAGGAATTACATTGGGGAATACTGTGGATTATCCGATGACGGTTATTTATCAAGATGGCGTTCAACACAATCGAGATGGTGAAACACAGGGCGGCGGCAAGGTGAATACGCGAGCCGCGATTCTTGTAAAGGAAAAGCCCGTGGGGAAGGTGTACTACACTGCCAAAAATACAGATGGATATTTGTTGAGTATATATCCTCGCATTTTGATTAGGAGGATAAGACGATGA
- a CDS encoding undecaprenyl-diphosphate phosphatase → MELLKTVVLGIVEGLTEWLPISSTGHMILVDEFIKLDVSKSFMDMFLVVIQLGAILAVVVLNFEKLNPFSSWKSSWEKRATWQLWYKVILACVPAAVIGLLFNKFMEEHFMTAPVVAATLIFYGVMFLVVESYNKRRTPRVREIERLDYKTAFIIGLFQVLSLVPGTSRSGATILGGILFGTSRYVAAEFTFFLAIPVMFGASLLKMVKFGWHYTGSEILILVVGMATAFVVSILSIKFLLRYIKNNDFKAFGWYRIVLGIIVVLYLYFVGDPVQG, encoded by the coding sequence ATGGAGCTTTTGAAAACGGTTGTCCTGGGCATTGTCGAAGGGCTGACGGAGTGGCTGCCGATCAGCAGCACGGGGCATATGATTCTTGTCGATGAGTTCATCAAGCTCGACGTGTCGAAGTCCTTTATGGACATGTTCCTCGTCGTCATACAGCTCGGCGCCATCCTTGCCGTCGTCGTGCTGAACTTTGAGAAGCTCAACCCGTTTTCGAGCTGGAAGTCAAGCTGGGAGAAGCGCGCTACGTGGCAGCTCTGGTACAAGGTCATACTTGCCTGCGTGCCGGCGGCGGTCATCGGACTCTTGTTCAACAAGTTCATGGAAGAGCACTTCATGACGGCGCCTGTCGTCGCGGCGACCTTGATCTTCTACGGCGTCATGTTCCTCGTCGTTGAAAGCTACAACAAGCGCCGCACGCCGCGCGTGCGCGAGATCGAGCGGCTCGACTACAAGACGGCGTTCATCATCGGCCTGTTCCAGGTGCTGTCTCTCGTGCCGGGCACGTCGCGCTCGGGCGCGACGATCTTGGGCGGCATCCTCTTCGGCACGTCGCGCTATGTGGCGGCGGAATTCACGTTCTTCCTCGCCATTCCCGTCATGTTCGGCGCGAGTCTCTTGAAGATGGTCAAGTTTGGTTGGCACTACACGGGCAGCGAGATCTTGATTCTCGTCGTGGGCATGGCGACGGCATTCGTCGTGTCGATCCTTTCGATCAAGTTTCTGCTGCGCTACATCAAGAACAACGATTTCAAGGCGTTCGGCTGGTATCGCATCGTGCTCGGTATCATCGTCGTCCTCTATCTCTACTTCGTCGGCGATCCCGTGCAGGGCTGA
- a CDS encoding adenine-specific methyltransferase EcoRI family protein produces the protein MAKSGVKNEGLSKARDAKKDEFYTAYEDIQAEMNHYEDKFQGKTVLCNCDDPFESNFCKFFLRNFNYLGLKRLICTSYSTSPFIGQQLTLFDGADEPVVRGHGYVMDVKEVPMANGRGVSDEDIDALLKSKKRGVKKLKGDGDFRSEECIDYLKQADVVVTNPPFSLFREYVAQIMVYQKDFLIIGNVNAITYKDIFPLIKNNKLWLGASIHSGDRKFYVPNDYPLRAAGCGVEDDGRKYIRVKGVRWFTNLDYAMRHEELVLYKRYYGNEEEYPKYDNYDAINVDKTADIPCDYFENLGVPLTYLDKYNPSQFEIVGSSRELAQPMSEIAPKGSYEPGGPSFYLAVDRFSDTADNLNGTERNGTERNGTERNGTERNGTERNGTERNGTERKYRRLYFRIVVRRKL, from the coding sequence ATGGCAAAAAGCGGTGTCAAAAATGAAGGATTGTCGAAAGCAAGAGATGCAAAGAAAGATGAGTTCTATACTGCCTACGAAGATATACAGGCAGAGATGAACCATTATGAAGATAAATTCCAGGGGAAGACGGTTCTTTGCAACTGTGATGATCCCTTTGAAAGCAATTTTTGCAAATTCTTTTTACGAAATTTTAATTACCTTGGCTTAAAAAGATTGATCTGTACTTCTTACAGTACCTCGCCGTTTATCGGGCAGCAGCTGACACTTTTCGATGGTGCGGATGAGCCCGTAGTGCGAGGGCATGGATATGTCATGGATGTGAAGGAAGTTCCGATGGCAAACGGCAGAGGTGTTTCTGATGAAGATATAGATGCTCTTTTGAAATCTAAAAAGCGCGGGGTAAAGAAACTGAAAGGGGATGGAGATTTTCGCTCTGAAGAATGTATCGATTATCTCAAGCAAGCCGACGTTGTGGTGACGAATCCGCCGTTCAGCCTTTTTCGCGAATATGTTGCACAAATTATGGTGTATCAAAAGGATTTTTTGATTATAGGTAATGTCAATGCCATTACTTATAAAGATATTTTTCCGCTTATTAAAAATAATAAATTATGGCTTGGAGCGAGTATTCATAGCGGGGATCGGAAATTCTATGTCCCGAATGACTATCCGCTTCGTGCAGCGGGATGTGGCGTGGAGGATGATGGAAGAAAATATATTCGTGTGAAAGGGGTTCGCTGGTTTACGAACCTTGATTATGCAATGAGACACGAAGAATTGGTGCTTTATAAGCGATATTATGGCAACGAGGAAGAATATCCTAAATATGATAATTATGATGCAATCAATGTCGATAAGACAGCGGATATTCCATGCGACTATTTTGAGAATTTGGGGGTTCCGCTGACGTATCTGGATAAATATAATCCGAGCCAATTTGAAATCGTTGGTTCTAGTCGCGAGCTTGCACAGCCGATGTCGGAGATTGCTCCTAAAGGCAGTTATGAGCCCGGCGGACCGAGTTTTTATTTAGCTGTTGACAGGTTTAGTGATACAGCAGATAATCTCAACGGAACGGAACGGAACGGAACGGAACGGAACGGAACGGAACGGAACGGAACGGAACGGAACGGAACGGAACGGAACGGAACGGAACGGAACGGAACGGAACGGAAATATCGCCGCCTATACTTCCGAATTGTTGTCCGGCGCAAGTTGTAA
- a CDS encoding Dps family protein, giving the protein MHKMLNQLLSDLVVEYHKLQHYHWYVKGPDFFPVHAQLESYYDGVREDIDAIAESLLQINHEPLSSLKDFLATAKIEEAKPGFVTSDEILAEVEKDFSYIYEQVRSLKKAADEANRYVTSMLMDDFIKKYAKSLWMLRQARMK; this is encoded by the coding sequence ATGCACAAGATGTTGAACCAGCTTCTTTCCGACCTCGTCGTCGAATATCACAAACTTCAGCACTACCACTGGTACGTCAAGGGTCCCGACTTCTTCCCCGTTCACGCGCAGTTGGAAAGCTACTACGACGGCGTGCGCGAAGACATCGACGCCATCGCCGAGAGCCTGCTGCAGATCAACCACGAGCCGCTGTCGTCCCTCAAAGACTTCCTCGCAACCGCGAAGATTGAAGAAGCGAAGCCCGGCTTCGTGACCTCGGACGAGATTCTCGCCGAAGTCGAGAAGGACTTCTCCTATATCTACGAGCAGGTGCGCAGCCTCAAGAAAGCTGCCGACGAGGCGAACCGCTACGTCACTTCCATGCTCATGGACGACTTCATCAAGAAATACGCCAAGTCGCTGTGGATGCTTCGTCAGGCTCGCATGAAGTAA
- a CDS encoding exodeoxyribonuclease III, giving the protein MRFVSWNVNGLRACLGKGFMQSFKALDADVFGVQETKMQPEQAILELTGYKQYWNSAEKKGYSGTAVFSRIEPLSVSYGLGIEEHDHEGRVIALEFDDLYFVTVYTPNSQRGLERLAYRMTWEEAFRDYLLALDAKKPVVVCGDLNVAHTEIDLKNPKTNRKNAGFTDEEREKMTELLAAGFTDTFRALYPDKTGIYTWWSYLRKARETNAGWRIDYFLVSDRLAPKIKEATIHNEVFGSDHCPVGLVLG; this is encoded by the coding sequence ATGCGTTTCGTATCATGGAATGTCAACGGTCTGCGCGCTTGCCTCGGCAAGGGATTCATGCAGTCGTTCAAGGCGCTCGACGCCGACGTCTTCGGCGTGCAGGAGACGAAGATGCAGCCGGAGCAGGCAATCTTGGAGCTTACGGGCTACAAGCAGTATTGGAACAGTGCGGAGAAGAAGGGCTACTCGGGCACGGCGGTCTTCAGCCGCATCGAGCCGCTTTCCGTCAGCTACGGCCTCGGCATCGAAGAGCATGATCACGAGGGGCGCGTCATCGCGTTGGAGTTCGACGATCTCTACTTCGTGACAGTTTACACGCCAAATTCGCAGCGCGGCCTTGAGCGCCTCGCCTATCGCATGACTTGGGAGGAGGCGTTCCGCGACTATCTTTTGGCGCTTGACGCGAAGAAGCCCGTCGTCGTCTGCGGCGACCTCAACGTGGCGCATACGGAAATCGACCTCAAGAATCCCAAGACGAACCGCAAGAATGCAGGCTTCACCGACGAGGAACGCGAGAAGATGACGGAGCTTCTCGCAGCGGGCTTCACCGACACGTTCCGTGCGCTCTACCCCGACAAGACGGGCATCTATACATGGTGGTCGTATCTTCGCAAGGCGCGTGAGACGAATGCAGGCTGGCGCATCGACTACTTCCTCGTTTCCGACCGCCTCGCGCCGAAGATCAAGGAGGCGACGATCCACAACGAGGTCTTCGGCAGCGATCATTGCCCTGTGGGACTGGTGCTGGGGTGA